AATTCTTGACAGGCGCCGTAGATCCGTACGAGACCGTCACGGCACCGGCGTCCGGGGCTCAGGAGAAGCCCGCGGAACGGCCGGTGCTCAACAGGGCGCAGGTGCTCAGGCTCGCCGAACTGATGGACGAGCAGTAGCCGGCGCTGGCCCTGGTGGCGACGTTCGCCGGCCTGCGCTGGGGTGAGGTGTCCGCGCCGCAACGACAGGACGTCGACACCGACGCCGGTACGGTCCGGGTCCGTCAATCACGACCGCATCCACGCGACACAGCCTAGGACGAGCTACGGCCCGTCCCTGTTTCAGCATGATCTGGAACCACGGAAGCCCTGGCGGGACATCGCGTCCTGACCAGGGCTTCCGTGCGTGGAGCGGGTGACGGGAATCGAACCCGCACTGTCAGCTTGGGAAGCTGATGTTCTGCCATTGAACTACACCCGCAGGCGGGACCACTGTACCTGAGCGCCGCGCGCCCCGCACCAAGGTACCCCATCCGCCCACACGAAGCGCATGCCGACCGTCGACCGGCGGGGCACGGCCCGCCACACACCCCCGCCGATCAGGTGCAGGGAACCCGACAGACCGCCTGGACCAGGCCCCGACCTGCCGGAAGATCCGAAACGTTACTGTGCGGCAACACATGGCCATTCTCAAATGTGTCGATCGGATGTAGCGTCTGCCGCACGTTCCCAGGCACGGCGTGACACAACCCCGATCACGCCGGCAGAAAGAGGTGAGCACATGGGACCTCGTCCCAACCTGCTGACCCGGCGTGTCGCCGGTGTCGCCACCACGACCCTCGCCCTGGTGCTCAGCACGGCGGCGGTCGGCGTCGTTCCGGCCCACGCCGCCCACGCGGACCACGCGGACGAGGCGTGCGCCGAGCCCGTCGACACCCACGCGCACTCCAAGATCAAGCTCGGCGGCATCGCCAAGCACGAGCCGAACGAGCTGACCCCGGCCCAGGTACGCGAGCGTGAGGCCGACCTGGCTGCCGCGCTGGCGGAGCGGGCCAAGCGCCCCGGGCAGCGGCAGGGGCCGGTCGCCAACGCCGCCATCACGATCCCGGTGGTGGTGCACGTGATCCAGAAGGACAGCACCCGGGCCGGCGGCAACATCCCGGACTCGCTGATCACCGCGCAGATCAGCGTGCTGAACGAGTCGTTCAGCGGGGCGACGGGCGGCGCGGCCACCGCGTTCGGCTTCACGCTGAAGAAGATCAACCGGGTCACGAACCCGTCGTGGTACCCGATCGTGCAGGGCTCCTCGGCCGAGCGGTCGATGAAGTCCTCGCTGCGTGAGGGCGGCAAGGAGACGCTGAACCTCTACCTCGGCGAGCTGAGCGACGACCTGCTCGGCTGGGCGACCTTCCCGCAGCGCCGGCTCACCAACATGGACGGCGTGGTGGCGCTGAGCGAGTCGCTGCCGGGTGGCACCGCCACCAACTACAACCAGGGCGACACCGGCACCCACGAGGTCGGCCACTGGCTGAACCTTTACCACACCTTCCAGGGTGGCTGCCGGGGCTCGGGCGACAGCGTCTCGGACACCCCGGCGGAGGCGTCGCCGGCGTACCAGTGCCCGACCGGGCGGGACACCTGCTCGGCCACCGGCCTGGACCCGATCACCAACTTCATGGACTACACCTACGACTCCTGCATGTACCAGTTCACCCCGGAGCAGGCCGGCCGCATGCTGACCGCGTGGAACACGTACCGCGCGGCCTGACGTACCTCTGAACGGCTCGACCGGGACGCCGGCTCCGCGACAACCGGAGCCGGCGTTTCGCGTACCCGGGAAGAAGTGGCCGCGGGCTCAGGCGGCTGCCCGGTGGGCGGGGTGGCGGCGGCGGCCGGGCCGCTGACCGGGCAGGTCGGCGGGCGTCGAGGGGTCGGCCGGCGGCGTGTGGCCGGCGGGCGGCGCCGAACCGGCGGGCGGCGAGCCGGCGGACAGCGCGGCGGCGGACCCGCTGGCGGTCGGGTCGAGCCAGACCTGCACCGCCGGGCGGGCGTGGGCCGGGTCCAGGTAGATCGCGTCGGCGGGCGCGCGCCGGGCCAGCATCGCCACGTCGACGGTGAACTCGAACAGCCGCCAGTCGGCCCCCGGACGCGCCCGCGCCCCCTCGGCCAGCCGGGCCACCCGGGCCCGGTCGGTCACCGGGCGCGCGTGCCCGGCCACGTACGCCTCGTCGTCGCTGTCTTCCGGCGGGAACGAGTGCAGCGCGTAGCGACCGTCGCGTTCGAGGTCACGCCGCTTGGGCGAGTCGACCACGAAGCAGAACAGCCCCTCGTCGGTGATGACCGGGGAGACCGGGTGGACCCGGGGGCCGCCGTCGGCCCGGACGGTGGCCAGGTAGCCGAAGCCGGGGCCGTACTGCTGAAGGAGAACGCGGATCCCGTCGGCGAGGCGGGGCTCGTCGGCGGCGAACTCGGACCAGGAAGCCATGCCGACATCCTATCGAACACGCGTACGAAAAATCAGCCCGACGCGCTGGTCATGCCGGATGTCGAGGGTCGGGACGCGGGCGGGCCGGACGGCGGCGCGGCCGACGCCGGTCGCTATGGTGGTGCGATGCTGCTCTCCGACCGGGACCTCGTCGCCGAGATCAAGACCGGCACGCTGGCGCTGGAGCCGTTCGAGGCCGCGCTGGTGCAGCCGTCGAGCATCGACGTACGTCTGGACCGGCTCTTCCGGGTCTTCAACAACCACCTCTACACCCACATCGACCCGGCCCAGCAGCAGGACGACCTGACCTCGCTGGTGGAGGTGCCCGACGGCGAGCCGTACGTGCTGCACCCCGGCGAGTTCGTCCTCGCCTCCACGCTGGAGGTGATCTCGCTCGGTGACCGGCTCGCCGCCCGGCTGGAGGGCAAGTCGAGCCTGGGCCGGCTGGGGCTGCTCACCCACTCCACCGCCGGGTTCATCGACCCGGGCTTCTCCGGGCACGTCACGCTGGAGCTGTCCAACGTGGCGAACCTGCCGATCACCCTCTGGCCGGGCATGAAGATCGGCCAGCTCTGCATCTTCCGGCTCTCCTCGCCGGCCGAGCACCCGTACGGCTCGGCGGTCTACGGCTCGCGCTACCAGGGGCAGCGTGGGCCGACCCCGAGCCGGGCCTGGCAGAACTGGCGCACCTGGCCGACCGGCCGGCGCTGACCACGTCCGGGGGACGGGAACGCCCCCCGGACGCACGGTGGCTAATCGCAGCCCAGCGCCTCCTGGTACCGGTCGGGCGCGCGGCCGGCGGCCACCCTGTCGGTGGTCTCCCAGAACACCTCGGGCCAGTCGCCCTCGACGTCCATCTGGCGCAGCACCTTCCACTTCCGGCTGCCGTTCAGCGCGTCGACGGCCCGGCGGGCGGCGGCGTCGTCGCCGGCCTCCTTCGCGCGCAGCCACTCGGCGATCCAGCCGCAGCCGACCCGCCCGATCACCTCGACGCCGAACTGGTAGGTGTCGTTGGCCCCCGGCATGGTCAGCTTGCCGGGGTCGAAGCCGGGCGGCAGCGGCACGTCGGCGAGGATCTCCGCGGCCCGCTCGTCGACCGTCTCCGGGGTGACGACGTGCGGCGGCAGCGCGGCCAACCAACTCCGGGCGTCGACCCGGACCACGCTCGCGAGCACCTTGTCGAAATCCGTCCGGCTCCAGGCACCGCTGGTACGCAGCTCCACGAAGGAGCCGTCGCGGGGGCGGAGCATGACCGCGAAGTCGCTGGCGCTGTACCGGAACAGGTCGCCCGGCCAGCCGTTCACGCTCACCTGCTCCGGCTTGCTGACGTGCAGCCGGTCCGCGCGGTAGAGGTCGTACCGGGCGGCCGGGTACCAGTTCATCTCCAGCGTCCGGCCGCCCTTGCCGAACGCGATGGTGCCTTCCTGCTCCGCGAACCCGTAGACGGTGGTGACCTGCCAGCCGGGCTCGTCGATCAGCAGCCGCGGGTTCTCCTCGGCCGCCTTGAGCACCATCGCCGAATACCTGGCCGGGCCCGTCGCCGGATCCGTCGTCTCGGTGGCGATCGGCGGTGCCCCCGGCTCGCCCGGCGGTTCGACCAGCAGCGAGACGCCCAGCAGACCGGCGAGGACGGCCGCCGCGACGCCGGCGACGGCGAGTCGACCCGGCAGGAAGCGGCGGCGCGGGCGGCGACGTTCGGCCGGCGGGCCGGCGACGGGTTCGAGCGTCGGCACGGACATGATCTCCTCCAGGAGGTTCTGCGCGGCCCCGTCGAGGTGGCTGATGGTCCCCGGTCGGTACGGGTCGGCGTCCCGGATCGTCCGGTCCAGGTGGTCGTGGGTCATCGGCCCTCCTCCGCGGCGCGTGCGGCCATGACGTCGAGTACATGTCCGGGCGGTCCCGGATCGTCACCGACGAGATCCCGCAGCCGGGCCCGGGCGCGGGACAACCGGGTCCGGACCGCCGCCGCGCTGACGCCGAGCACCACCGCCGCCTCGCGGGGCTCCAGGCCCTCCCAGAAGGTCAGCATCAGCACCTCCCGGTCCAGCTCACCGAGCCGGGCCAGCGCGGCCCGGACGGTGAGCCGTTCCGGCACCTCGCTGCCCGGGTCGACGCCGGCACCGCCCCGCAGCCGTTGCCGCAGCCGGTCACCCAGCCGCTCCCGGCGCGCCCCGGCGCGGTGGTGGTTGGCCAGCACCCGTCGGGCCACCCCGTACAGCCACAGTCGCGCCTCCGCCTCGGGTGGCACGTCCCGGCTGCGCCGCCAGGCGACCAGGAAGGTGTCGGCGACCACGTCGGCCGCGTCCTCGGGTTGCTGCACGCGCCGCAGGGCGTACGCCAGCAGCGGCTCGAAGTTGGCCGCGTAGACGCGTCGGAAGCGGTCCTCGTGCTCGGTTCCGGAAGCCACGCCTACTCCATGTCCGGTCGGGCGTCCATCGTGACAGCCCGGACGGGACGGGTCCCCGGCGCGAAACGCGCCGGGGACCCGCAACCGTCACCCGGCGGGACGACCGAAGCTGTGCACCGGGCCGTCGTCGACCCGTTTCATCTTGATCGGCGCTCCGGCGCGGGACGCGTGCACGATCCACCCGCCGCCGACGTACATGCCGACGTGGTGCAGGTCGGCGTAGTAGA
The sequence above is a segment of the Micromonospora sp. WMMD882 genome. Coding sequences within it:
- the dcd gene encoding dCTP deaminase; protein product: MLLSDRDLVAEIKTGTLALEPFEAALVQPSSIDVRLDRLFRVFNNHLYTHIDPAQQQDDLTSLVEVPDGEPYVLHPGEFVLASTLEVISLGDRLAARLEGKSSLGRLGLLTHSTAGFIDPGFSGHVTLELSNVANLPITLWPGMKIGQLCIFRLSSPAEHPYGSAVYGSRYQGQRGPTPSRAWQNWRTWPTGRR
- a CDS encoding pyridoxamine 5'-phosphate oxidase family protein → MASWSEFAADEPRLADGIRVLLQQYGPGFGYLATVRADGGPRVHPVSPVITDEGLFCFVVDSPKRRDLERDGRYALHSFPPEDSDDEAYVAGHARPVTDRARVARLAEGARARPGADWRLFEFTVDVAMLARRAPADAIYLDPAHARPAVQVWLDPTASGSAAALSAGSPPAGSAPPAGHTPPADPSTPADLPGQRPGRRRHPAHRAAA
- a CDS encoding RNA polymerase sigma factor; this encodes MASGTEHEDRFRRVYAANFEPLLAYALRRVQQPEDAADVVADTFLVAWRRSRDVPPEAEARLWLYGVARRVLANHHRAGARRERLGDRLRQRLRGGAGVDPGSEVPERLTVRAALARLGELDREVLMLTFWEGLEPREAAVVLGVSAAAVRTRLSRARARLRDLVGDDPGPPGHVLDVMAARAAEEGR
- a CDS encoding zinc metalloprotease: MGPRPNLLTRRVAGVATTTLALVLSTAAVGVVPAHAAHADHADEACAEPVDTHAHSKIKLGGIAKHEPNELTPAQVREREADLAAALAERAKRPGQRQGPVANAAITIPVVVHVIQKDSTRAGGNIPDSLITAQISVLNESFSGATGGAATAFGFTLKKINRVTNPSWYPIVQGSSAERSMKSSLREGGKETLNLYLGELSDDLLGWATFPQRRLTNMDGVVALSESLPGGTATNYNQGDTGTHEVGHWLNLYHTFQGGCRGSGDSVSDTPAEASPAYQCPTGRDTCSATGLDPITNFMDYTYDSCMYQFTPEQAGRMLTAWNTYRAA